One genomic region from Campylobacter concisus encodes:
- a CDS encoding amino acid ABC transporter substrate-binding protein, which translates to MNFKPIFGLIAGAFLALNLNASTIKKGELTVATEGTYSPYSFYDEKGELVGYDVDIARAVAQKLNLKVEFLTAPWDAMLAAFDAGKADVVFNQVSINEDRKKKYGMSVPYTMPYPVIVVHKDNNDIKSFADLKGKKSVHSATSNWAAIAEKNGATVVVADGFSKGVELIISKRADDTINDNVTFFDYIKQRPNAPLKIAYTSNEPMPTAAIVKKGNTELLEAINKALDELKAEGKISEISMKYFGKDISK; encoded by the coding sequence ATGAATTTTAAGCCCATTTTTGGCTTGATCGCAGGTGCTTTTTTAGCTTTAAATTTAAATGCTTCAACTATTAAAAAAGGCGAACTTACCGTCGCAACTGAAGGCACTTACTCACCTTACTCATTTTACGATGAAAAGGGCGAGCTAGTAGGATATGACGTAGATATTGCAAGAGCCGTAGCGCAAAAGCTAAATTTAAAAGTTGAGTTTCTAACAGCTCCTTGGGATGCGATGCTTGCGGCTTTTGATGCTGGTAAGGCCGATGTTGTATTTAATCAAGTAAGTATAAACGAAGATAGAAAGAAAAAGTATGGTATGAGCGTACCTTACACTATGCCATATCCGGTAATTGTCGTGCATAAAGATAATAACGACATCAAAAGTTTTGCTGATCTAAAAGGCAAAAAGAGCGTGCACTCTGCGACTAGCAACTGGGCAGCGATAGCCGAGAAAAACGGTGCAACAGTGGTTGTGGCTGATGGCTTTAGCAAAGGCGTGGAGCTTATCATTTCAAAAAGAGCTGATGATACAATAAACGATAACGTTACATTTTTTGACTACATCAAACAACGCCCAAATGCGCCGCTAAAAATCGCATACACAAGCAACGAGCCGATGCCAACAGCTGCAATCGTTAAAAAAGGCAACACTGAACTATTAGAGGCGATAAACAAAGCACTTGACGAGCTAAAAGCCGAGGGCAAGATAAGTGAAATTTCGATGAAATATTTTGGAAAAGATATTTCAAAATAA
- a CDS encoding amino acid ABC transporter substrate-binding protein, with product MKFTNLLKVVAVLAMALNLQAKTIKDGVLTVATEGTYAPFTFYNDKNELVGYDVDIARAVAQKLNLKVEFLTAPWDAMLAAFDAGKADVVFNQVSITDERKKKYAFSVPYTVTFGAIITRKDNNDIKSFADLKGKKDADSATSNWAKVAVKYGAEHVVTDSFAKSMELLISRRVDAVVRDNIVFYDFIKERPNAPVKIAASLDEKDYTAAAVKKDNAELAEQISNALNELSKEGKLEAISKSYFGKDVSK from the coding sequence ATGAAATTTACAAATTTATTAAAAGTAGTAGCCGTGCTTGCAATGGCTCTAAATTTGCAAGCAAAAACTATAAAAGATGGCGTGCTAACAGTAGCAACAGAAGGCACTTACGCGCCTTTTACATTTTATAATGACAAAAATGAGTTAGTGGGATACGACGTAGATATCGCAAGAGCAGTAGCGCAAAAGCTAAATTTAAAAGTTGAGTTTCTAACAGCTCCATGGGACGCGATGCTAGCAGCATTTGACGCTGGTAAAGCAGACGTTGTGTTTAACCAAGTAAGTATAACTGATGAGAGAAAGAAAAAATATGCTTTTTCAGTGCCTTATACTGTGACATTTGGCGCTATCATCACTAGAAAAGATAATAACGATATAAAAAGTTTTGCTGATCTAAAAGGCAAAAAAGATGCCGACTCAGCGACTAGCAACTGGGCGAAAGTCGCTGTAAAATACGGTGCTGAACACGTCGTAACAGATAGTTTTGCTAAAAGTATGGAGCTTCTTATATCAAGACGTGTAGATGCTGTTGTAAGAGACAACATCGTATTTTACGACTTCATAAAAGAGCGCCCAAACGCACCTGTGAAGATAGCTGCCTCGCTTGATGAGAAAGACTACACAGCAGCAGCTGTTAAAAAAGACAACGCCGAACTTGCAGAGCAAATTTCAAATGCACTAAACGAACTTTCAAAAGAGGGCAAACTAGAAGCCATCTCAAAAAGCTACTTTGGCAAAGACGTCTCAAAATAA
- a CDS encoding amino acid ABC transporter permease produces the protein MENLDRVIELVSSSTLPMIIALLKVTIPLTLLSFSLGLVIAIITAVARLSNIKILKFIFATYVWIFRGTPLLVQLFIVFYGLPSIGVTLDTWSAATIAFSLNVGAYASESVRAAILSVPKGQWEAATSLGMTHYQILKRIIAPQAVRISLPPLSNTFIGLVKDTSLAASITMVDMFMVAQRIAARTFEPLILYILAALIYLVVCTLLTYLQSRLEKAVSRYV, from the coding sequence ATGGAAAATTTAGATAGAGTGATCGAGCTTGTTTCAAGCTCGACACTACCAATGATCATTGCACTTTTAAAAGTGACGATCCCTCTTACTTTGCTCTCGTTTTCGCTAGGGCTTGTCATCGCCATTATCACAGCAGTAGCGAGGCTTTCAAATATAAAAATTTTAAAATTTATATTTGCCACCTATGTTTGGATATTTCGCGGCACGCCACTTCTTGTGCAGCTTTTTATCGTATTTTACGGGCTTCCTAGCATCGGTGTCACACTTGATACTTGGAGTGCGGCGACTATCGCATTTAGTCTAAACGTGGGCGCTTATGCGTCTGAGTCCGTAAGGGCTGCCATTCTTTCTGTGCCAAAAGGTCAGTGGGAGGCTGCAACATCGCTTGGCATGACGCACTATCAAATTTTAAAGCGTATCATCGCGCCTCAAGCAGTAAGGATATCGCTACCACCGCTTTCAAACACATTTATAGGCCTTGTTAAAGACACTTCACTAGCAGCTTCTATAACGATGGTTGATATGTTTATGGTCGCTCAAAGGATCGCAGCAAGAACCTTTGAGCCACTCATCCTCTACATCCTAGCAGCACTTATCTACCTGGTGGTTTGCACACTCTTAACCTATCTTCAATCAAGGCTTGAAAAAGCTGTCTCGAGGTATGTCTAA
- a CDS encoding amino acid ABC transporter ATP-binding protein, translating to MAINFKNISKSYGDHLVLDNISTSFKEGQTTVIVGSSGCGKSTLLRCINLLEIPQSGILEVDDRAVNFKEKLSSKELLEIRKKTGMVFQSFNLFPHLTALQNVTEAPIYVQKKDKNEAIKEAKELLAKVGLSHKEDTYPNRLSGGQAQRVAIARALAVNPYFLLLDEPTSALDPELEAEVLKVILSLAKEKKSMIIVTHNMNFARKIADRILFLDKGVIAFDGLVDEFFNSQNERIKSFISAMDI from the coding sequence ATGGCTATAAATTTTAAAAATATAAGCAAATCTTACGGCGATCATTTGGTGCTAGATAACATAAGCACAAGCTTCAAAGAGGGGCAAACGACCGTGATCGTTGGCTCATCTGGTTGTGGCAAATCAACACTTCTTAGATGTATAAATTTACTTGAGATCCCACAAAGTGGCATTTTAGAGGTAGATGACAGAGCTGTAAATTTTAAAGAGAAGCTTAGCTCAAAAGAGCTTTTAGAAATTCGTAAAAAAACAGGCATGGTTTTTCAAAGCTTCAACCTCTTCCCGCACCTAACAGCGCTTCAAAATGTCACCGAAGCTCCGATCTATGTTCAAAAAAAGGATAAAAACGAAGCAATAAAAGAGGCAAAAGAGCTTTTAGCTAAAGTGGGGCTTAGCCACAAAGAAGATACCTATCCAAACAGGCTCTCAGGCGGACAAGCACAGCGTGTAGCCATCGCTAGAGCCCTGGCTGTAAATCCATACTTTTTACTACTTGATGAGCCTACAAGTGCGCTTGATCCAGAGCTTGAGGCTGAAGTTTTAAAAGTCATCTTATCTCTTGCAAAAGAGAAAAAGTCTATGATCATTGTCACTCATAATATGAATTTTGCTAGAAAGATAGCTGATAGAATTTTGTTTTTAGATAAAGGCGTGATCGCATTTGATGGCTTGGTAGATGAGTTTTTTAATAGCCAAAACGAAAGAATAAAAAGCTTCATCTCGGCTATGGATATATGA